The Veillonellales bacterium genome contains a region encoding:
- a CDS encoding GDP-L-fucose synthase: MSDFFAKRRIAVTGGAGFLGTYVVKQLAERGAANIFVPRSQNYDLTQAHQVRQMYEDCQPDIVIHLAAVVGGIGANQKNPGKYFYDNLVMGAQLIEYARRYAVEKFVAIGTVCSYPKYCPVPFHETDIWNGYPEETNAPYGLAKKMMLVQSQAYRQQYGFNSIFLLPANLYGPGDNFNLDSSHVIPALIKKCCAAIDRRQDRITLWGDGSASREFLFAGDAAEGILLAAEHYNDSAPVNLGTGREVPIKELAALISHATGFTGKICWDTAKPNGQPRRALDTTRAAEKFGFTPKTSLHQGLALTVDWYNKNLRSITK; the protein is encoded by the coding sequence ATGAGCGACTTTTTTGCGAAGCGCCGGATTGCCGTTACCGGCGGCGCCGGGTTCCTGGGTACCTATGTCGTAAAACAGCTGGCTGAGCGCGGTGCCGCCAATATTTTCGTCCCCCGCAGCCAAAATTACGATTTGACCCAGGCTCATCAAGTCCGCCAAATGTACGAAGACTGCCAGCCGGATATAGTGATTCACTTGGCTGCCGTCGTTGGCGGGATAGGAGCAAATCAAAAAAATCCCGGCAAATATTTCTATGATAACCTGGTAATGGGAGCCCAGCTTATTGAATATGCCCGCCGTTATGCCGTAGAAAAGTTCGTGGCTATTGGAACGGTGTGCTCTTATCCCAAGTACTGCCCGGTTCCCTTTCATGAAACCGATATCTGGAACGGATATCCGGAGGAAACAAATGCTCCCTACGGTCTGGCAAAAAAAATGATGCTGGTGCAAAGCCAAGCCTACCGGCAGCAATACGGTTTTAACTCCATTTTTCTATTGCCTGCCAATCTGTATGGCCCAGGCGATAATTTCAATCTGGACTCTTCTCATGTTATACCGGCACTTATCAAAAAATGCTGCGCTGCCATCGACCGGCGGCAAGATAGGATTACCCTGTGGGGCGACGGCAGCGCATCCCGGGAATTCCTTTTTGCCGGCGATGCTGCCGAAGGAATCCTCCTTGCCGCCGAACATTATAACGACAGCGCGCCGGTAAATCTGGGAACCGGCCGCGAAGTTCCTATAAAAGAATTAGCCGCGTTGATCAGCCATGCTACCGGCTTTACTGGTAAAATATGCTGGGATACCGCTAAACCAAACGGCCAGCCCCGCCGGGCTCTTGACACAACCCGGGCGGCAGAGAAATTCGGCTTCACCCCTAAGACCAGTTTACATCAGGGGCTGGCTTTGACTGTTGATTGGTACAACAAAAACCTGCGCAGCATAACCAAATAA
- the gmd gene encoding GDP-mannose 4,6-dehydratase, translating into MKTALITGITGQDGAYLADLLLKKGYRVHGLKRYASTDNTERIAHLRPAAPGEDGLLLHDGDLTDSANITRIVAEVEPDEIYNLGAQSHVKVSFATPEYTANTNAIGTLRLLEAIRMLGLTKKTRFYQASTSELFGDSQMVPQCETTPFYPRSPYAVAKLFAYWITINYREAYQIFACNGILFNHESPLRGETFVTRKITQGVVRITLGLQKTLYLGNLDAKRDWGYAGDYVQAIWLLLQQDEPTDCVIGTGECHTVREFATLAFENVGINIKWIGSGLEETGVNAATGEVLVRVDSRLFRPTEVSLLLADCSKATRKIGWRPTVSFAELVSLMVEEDFKQAKAVLVGRIST; encoded by the coding sequence ATGAAAACGGCTCTGATCACCGGAATTACCGGTCAGGACGGTGCATATCTTGCCGATTTACTACTGAAAAAAGGCTACCGGGTTCACGGACTAAAGCGCTATGCTTCCACCGACAACACCGAACGCATCGCTCACTTGCGGCCTGCCGCTCCGGGCGAAGATGGACTGCTCCTGCACGACGGCGATCTCACCGATTCAGCGAATATTACCCGGATTGTAGCGGAGGTAGAACCGGATGAGATCTATAATTTAGGGGCGCAAAGCCATGTCAAAGTATCCTTTGCAACGCCGGAATACACAGCCAATACAAATGCAATAGGCACACTACGTTTGCTGGAAGCAATCCGAATGCTTGGACTCACGAAAAAAACAAGATTTTATCAAGCTTCGACCAGCGAATTATTCGGCGATTCTCAAATGGTTCCCCAATGCGAAACAACCCCCTTTTACCCACGAAGTCCCTACGCAGTCGCCAAACTGTTCGCCTACTGGATTACGATTAACTACCGGGAAGCCTATCAGATCTTTGCCTGTAATGGAATCCTGTTCAACCACGAATCTCCCCTGCGGGGCGAAACTTTCGTGACCAGAAAAATTACGCAGGGCGTTGTCAGGATTACCCTTGGACTGCAGAAAACGCTCTACTTGGGAAATTTAGATGCCAAGCGGGACTGGGGCTATGCCGGTGACTATGTTCAGGCCATATGGCTTTTACTGCAGCAGGATGAACCAACTGATTGTGTCATTGGCACCGGTGAATGCCATACCGTCCGGGAATTTGCTACTTTGGCTTTTGAAAATGTGGGCATTAATATCAAGTGGATCGGCAGCGGACTGGAGGAAACGGGCGTCAATGCAGCTACCGGGGAAGTGCTGGTTCGAGTTGATTCCCGCTTATTTCGGCCAACCGAAGTCAGCCTGCTGCTGGCGGATTGCAGCAAAGCCACCCGGAAAATTGGCTGGCGGCCGACTGTTTCCTTCGCTGAACTGGTGAGTCTCATGGTGGAAGAAGATTTTAAACAGGCGAAAGCGGTTCTTGTCGGGAGGATAAGCACATGA
- a CDS encoding glycosyltransferase, giving the protein MSDIIVENVNKTGYFKNCLLKYITGPFRQPVPSRPWHQNLWQVSALAGLIGEWGYNVDVIDWFAARIDFTKEYDLVVDISPHNRQIYESRLRPDCRELLYATGSSPQWQYRQEKLRQAALFERCGVKLKTQTKQEYEYPHPNDFDHLLLMGNQHTLETFENVEKTKVSLLKNNGCIIVPDLDFSLKSPRNFLFLASQPQVLKGLDLLLEVFPCSPQTTLYVCSLFEREPDFCTLYRQELFHCHNIKPIGFLDTSGPIFREIVRHCSYMILPSCSEGISGSALTAMSFGLIPLLSKECGINEDEGQFLENCSIDCIAETVDRFSRMPADWIRKQSIRSLEVIRERYSPGAYIESVRKGLQQALGKPPETYGYEIARKKETWMIADTRIGIQLTGGKHWYGGVSHIRALVQCLCTLPKEDRPQLYLVVTDKTQSDFEFYQPFAHLFDGIMFVGPNPELLNKKLGSPSIHCQSWEEVFSLVDFYFPVNSDTLVTAKAMSWIPDFQHRYLPEFFSNYEYQFRESQFKKIAEQSRLIMFSTQAAAADFRKFYPQSTAEAVVFTPVSYPDENWYLPDPNQVRGKYSLPERFILCSNQFWLHKNHLTLFRAIQLLKQRGQNIPLVCTGPTEDYRAPAYFGELQSAIADLKISDQVTILGMIPREDQIQLIRQCLFVVQPSLFEGLGQIVLECRSLGKPIIVSDIDAHLEHQYGTVFQKSSPEDLAKKISALLPACHPGGNDAAEQQAKQEAQTAALKLAGQLCSFFLQQIDGRSRSVPQTAVAAIPLVTTLSPDNIANQQIAIKSWQQAGFRVIALNSREDIAALRPHFPNVDFVTAFRDARERYGQRYIYFRDLLHCCQEQSADIGGIIKSDLILRNNHLATLLQKEAAGSIIFGSRYDISAPDSTESTVHSGAFDYLFFDKHVLPDYPMESFCLGLPWWDYWALLLAIANDVPAKLLSSPLACHVGHTPRPNQETWQTLGLVLSRYAETDYAVTPETMAQYQQLLFHTIRDNATEIRF; this is encoded by the coding sequence ATGAGTGATATTATTGTGGAAAATGTAAATAAGACCGGATATTTTAAAAATTGTTTGCTGAAGTATATCACCGGTCCTTTCCGGCAGCCGGTTCCAAGCCGTCCCTGGCATCAAAACCTCTGGCAGGTTTCTGCTCTTGCCGGTCTAATCGGCGAATGGGGTTATAACGTGGACGTCATCGACTGGTTTGCAGCCCGGATTGACTTTACTAAGGAATATGATTTGGTCGTCGATATCTCCCCGCACAACCGGCAGATATATGAATCCCGCCTCCGGCCGGACTGCCGTGAGCTTCTGTATGCCACCGGCTCTTCCCCTCAGTGGCAGTACCGGCAGGAAAAACTCCGTCAGGCTGCCCTCTTTGAGCGGTGCGGTGTGAAACTAAAAACACAGACAAAACAGGAATACGAGTACCCTCATCCCAACGACTTCGATCACCTGCTGCTGATGGGCAATCAGCATACCCTGGAAACCTTTGAAAATGTAGAAAAAACAAAAGTATCCTTGCTTAAAAACAATGGCTGTATCATTGTACCCGATCTCGATTTTTCCTTAAAATCGCCCCGCAATTTTTTATTTCTGGCCAGTCAGCCCCAAGTTTTAAAAGGGCTGGATCTTTTGCTGGAGGTTTTTCCCTGCAGCCCCCAGACCACTTTGTATGTGTGCAGCTTGTTTGAGCGTGAGCCGGACTTTTGCACCTTATACCGGCAGGAGTTATTTCACTGCCACAACATTAAGCCCATTGGTTTTTTAGACACCTCGGGACCGATCTTCAGGGAAATAGTCCGGCACTGCAGTTACATGATTCTACCTTCCTGTTCGGAGGGAATTTCCGGCAGCGCGCTGACCGCCATGTCCTTCGGTCTCATTCCCTTACTGAGCAAAGAATGCGGCATCAATGAGGACGAGGGGCAATTTCTCGAGAACTGCAGTATCGACTGTATTGCGGAAACCGTTGACCGATTCTCCCGGATGCCTGCTGACTGGATACGCAAACAAAGCATCCGTTCACTGGAAGTAATCCGTGAGCGTTACAGCCCCGGTGCCTACATTGAATCGGTACGCAAGGGGCTGCAGCAAGCTCTGGGAAAGCCTCCTGAAACTTATGGCTACGAAATAGCCCGAAAGAAGGAAACTTGGATGATTGCAGATACCCGCATCGGAATTCAGCTGACCGGCGGCAAGCATTGGTATGGCGGCGTTTCCCATATAAGAGCCCTTGTCCAGTGTTTATGTACCCTGCCAAAAGAAGACCGGCCTCAACTCTACCTGGTGGTTACCGACAAAACCCAGTCTGATTTTGAATTTTACCAGCCCTTTGCCCACCTGTTTGACGGAATTATGTTTGTCGGACCGAACCCGGAATTACTGAATAAAAAGTTGGGATCCCCTTCTATTCACTGTCAGTCCTGGGAGGAAGTTTTTTCCCTGGTTGATTTCTATTTTCCTGTCAACAGCGACACTTTAGTGACAGCTAAAGCCATGTCCTGGATTCCTGATTTTCAGCACCGGTATTTACCGGAGTTTTTCTCCAATTACGAATATCAGTTCCGGGAATCCCAATTCAAAAAAATAGCCGAGCAATCGCGGCTGATCATGTTCAGCACCCAGGCCGCCGCTGCAGATTTCCGGAAATTTTATCCCCAATCCACCGCCGAAGCAGTCGTGTTTACGCCGGTATCTTACCCCGATGAAAACTGGTACCTTCCAGACCCGAACCAGGTACGGGGGAAATATAGCCTGCCGGAACGGTTTATTTTATGCTCCAACCAATTCTGGCTGCATAAAAATCATTTGACCTTATTTCGTGCCATCCAGCTTTTAAAACAGCGGGGACAAAACATTCCGCTCGTTTGCACCGGCCCGACGGAAGATTACCGGGCTCCCGCCTATTTCGGTGAACTGCAGTCGGCAATTGCCGATTTAAAGATCAGCGATCAAGTTACGATCCTGGGAATGATTCCCCGGGAAGATCAAATTCAGCTCATCCGCCAGTGCCTGTTCGTTGTTCAGCCTTCCCTGTTCGAGGGCTTGGGCCAGATTGTGCTGGAATGCCGGAGTCTCGGCAAACCCATTATCGTAAGTGACATTGACGCTCATTTGGAACATCAATATGGAACCGTTTTCCAAAAAAGCAGTCCCGAAGATCTGGCGAAAAAGATTTCGGCCCTGCTGCCAGCTTGTCATCCCGGCGGCAATGACGCGGCGGAGCAGCAGGCAAAGCAGGAAGCGCAGACCGCAGCTCTAAAACTTGCCGGACAACTCTGCTCTTTTTTCCTGCAGCAAATTGATGGTCGCTCCCGCTCGGTTCCGCAAACAGCAGTTGCAGCCATCCCGCTTGTTACCACACTGTCGCCTGACAATATCGCCAACCAGCAGATCGCCATTAAAAGCTGGCAGCAAGCCGGATTCCGTGTTATTGCCCTAAACTCCCGGGAAGATATTGCTGCTCTCCGGCCTCACTTTCCGAACGTAGACTTTGTCACTGCCTTCCGGGATGCGAGAGAACGCTACGGGCAGCGTTATATCTATTTTCGCGATCTGCTCCATTGCTGCCAGGAGCAGTCAGCGGATATCGGCGGAATTATAAAATCGGATCTGATTCTTCGGAACAACCATCTTGCCACTTTACTGCAAAAAGAAGCGGCCGGTTCGATTATATTCGGCTCCCGCTATGATATTTCCGCCCCGGACTCAACTGAAAGCACCGTTCATAGCGGCGCGTTTGATTATTTATTCTTTGATAAACATGTCCTCCCGGATTACCCGATGGAAAGCTTTTGTCTCGGCCTGCCCTGGTGGGACTATTGGGCGCTGCTGCTGGCCATCGCCAACGATGTACCGGCTAAATTGCTGTCGTCCCCGCTTGCCTGTCATGTAGGTCATACACCCCGGCCTAATCAGGAAACGTGGCAGACGCTGGGACTTGTTCTATCCCGTTATGCGGAAACGGACTATGCCGTCACGCCGGAAACCATGGCCCAGTATCAGCAGCTGCTGTTTCATACCATTCGGGATAATGCGACAGAGATTCGTTTTTAG